In Boudabousia tangfeifanii, the DNA window TAATCTTCATAACGGGTAGTTTTCCACAGTGGATTTTTCCCCCAACTAGAAAATACCTAAAACTAAACCATCACCTCCTGAAGCGAGAATCGATTCAGGAGGTGACTGCAATTGAAAGCAGATTTATTAGCACAAAGAGTTACGAACCAGGAAGTTGGCAAGATCGGAGAAGATATTGCTTGCCGAGTATTGGCTGACAATGGATGGTCGATTATCAGTCGTAATTGGCGTTGCCGTTATGGCGAAATCGATGTGATTGCCGTTAAAGGTCAAGAAATTAGCTTTATTGAAGTAAAGACCAGACGTGGAAAATCGCATGGTAGTGGGATCCAAGCAATCGACCCACGAAAGCTAAATCGGATCCGGAAACTTGCTCGGCTTTGGCTGCAAAGCAGCAGCGACTTTTTCACACAAATAAATATCGATGCCCTCGAAGTGCAGCTTCACGATGATCTGAGTTCTAAAGTACGTTATTTTCGTGAGGTAGCCTGATGGCCCGGGTTGTTACTACTAACGCCGTTTCATTACTAGGTGTACATGGTGCTTTAGTAACCGTTGAAGCACATGTGTGTAATGGTTTGCCGACCATCAATCTTGTCGGACTACCGGATGCATCGCTACGAGAAGCCAAAGACCGAGTTAGAGCTGCGGTATCCTCTTGTGGCTACACTCTAGGTTCTCGAAGAGTAACCGTGAACCTCTCTCCAGCGGACTTACCTAAGACTGGTAGTGGATTCGATTTAGCAATTGCGGTTGCCATGCTATGGGCAGAGCAGAATT includes these proteins:
- a CDS encoding YraN family protein, with translation MKADLLAQRVTNQEVGKIGEDIACRVLADNGWSIISRNWRCRYGEIDVIAVKGQEISFIEVKTRRGKSHGSGIQAIDPRKLNRIRKLARLWLQSSSDFFTQINIDALEVQLHDDLSSKVRYFREVA